One Mangrovimonas cancribranchiae DNA segment encodes these proteins:
- a CDS encoding gliding motility-associated C-terminal domain-containing protein, whose protein sequence is MKKITLSILFGFMAFFGYSQIGLVENFDGQAGLPPGWTTDSYNWTVAEVCNVISLRGNLNDTNTTDQLTSPNIAGQSNGTDVNISFDYKVVDWSAGTQATPPGWGQMDIQYSTDDGGSWTTITTIDDGNHTTSNTCATFNTVLPAADIPTGSDFKLRFANTWVAGDYYFYIDNVVANQVVADPPSCVTMTTPVNGETSVSINTTLSWSSASGLPNGYVLSVGTTPGGTEIIDNEDVGLSTFYNTLPVLDYSTIYYVSIIPYNDNGPAIDCEEQIFTTGADPNAPVDCASGTPINVIHCYTNNDTTTWNFQSSSGAPLNVFFNSGGIESCCDDIFIYDGTDNTGTLLYGGNNGGDLAGLSINSTGDSIFIEIDADPSVSCDSGSTCCTSPWNFDVSCIDETAVPNCNADLTTPTNGATDVDVATQITWSPASVVVTGYYLSLGTTPGGTDIADNLDLGNVLSYTPSNILPYETDVYVTITPYNDNGSAVNCSEYTFTTEQNPYQCAAEDQCVFTFTIEDSWGDGWNGNTMSVLQDGLEVAILGEDFTSGAGPIEYQIPLCDGIPFELFWNDGGSFAGEVSVVVVDAFDEEIFNMPNGNGDLQGTSLFSDMVNCTPPTCPRPSDLTIVNVTPTSVEVSWTSNGTEDTWEVIVQPQGTGYPDGTEPEIIQTMDNPYLYENLTPGVDYEIYVRAICAANDMSDWEGTVNFSTPYLVDCDAGQVINETHCYDNGNNQYVEIYSFQSSNGDPLNIFFHAGTIETCCDTIRLEEADGTVIYEGTGNGGDLTGLSFSSTGDTIVMFVEADGSVSCSSGSRVEWDFSVSCVDTTAVPNCNASLTLPVDGAVDVDENTDLTWSPASIIVTGYTLYVGTAPGTSDVIDGLDVGDVLTYDLGTLVYDTTYYVTIVPYNDNGNAADCTEYSFTTRPDPNQIIDCEAGQVFNTTYCYTDNDPMEFYFASSSGYPLSLEFNAGEIEETWDEIIILDSDGSVLYQGDNGGDLTGLSFISSGDTLTIQIDSDGFGSCSSSGYIPWDFDVWCQTCITQDVSFNIINGDCVTDPDNPVFEVAVDISDMGDAESLTITDDQSADSQEVFETGTVVLGPYPASTNVVVTVANTNDSNCIVESNPLAFLCPPPPNPCSIAYAGEDQVVDCENPEATLSANFHLYGQDTENYEINAIDTCPSPPVDGATPTSVDSDDVWSEVIDLGFEFCFYGGVYDQVIIGSNGVISFETQYAGTGNGWAFDDTDTLPNNDNASITEGNIFGVGHDIDPSVCGSIDYVVLGSAPYRQFVVNFNDVCHFSCNDIQSTSQIVLHESSNNIDIHIIEKPTCPGWNDGLAVVGLQSIDDTQATTPPGRNMGVWTVTEPESWRFSPSGTPNYTLEWLDEDGNSVGNTETVTVSPGETENYTFEVTYDLCTGGQATVSDEVLVEYIGGDEFDATFTMEPTCDGGIATLSATADTGGTFELDPAPTDTAVIDPATGEVTSGTPGETYTVQYTTLGNCPAIETQTVTVLGVGDASFTMEPTCDGATATITGDAGGTFAFNPAPTDDAVINPNTGEITGGNTGTMYTVEYTSPGDCPAVSTQTVTTLSGGDPTITVAPTCDGGTVTIVGDAGGTFAFNPMPNDGAVINPTTGEVTGGTPGATYTIEYTVTVGCTVVGTQSLTVLPAEDATFTMEPTCDGAIATITGDMGGTFAFNPVPTDDAVINPNTGEITGGTPDTSYTVEYTTAGDCPQTEMQTVTTLPLDDATFTMVSTPCGAEVDSVITPGGTFTFNPEPNDGALIDPQTGEITGAMPNTDYTVEYTTPGECWSTSTVTVTPEPGDDPYFEMEPTVCGAQVVEGSVMTPGGTFSFDSSPSDGAEINSNTGEITGGTIGTTYSVLYTTAGDCPEFMVVDVTVEVCTIPQLITPNNDGNNDVFDLDGFNVSSLEIFNRYGVKVYSKQNYTDEFGGISDDGEELPTGTYYYVMKYQGNQVKTAWLYINRQK, encoded by the coding sequence ATGAAAAAAATTACACTCTCTATTTTATTTGGGTTTATGGCTTTCTTTGGCTATTCTCAAATAGGATTAGTGGAAAACTTCGATGGTCAAGCTGGGTTACCTCCCGGATGGACAACAGATTCTTACAATTGGACAGTGGCTGAGGTATGTAACGTTATTTCTTTACGAGGTAACTTAAATGATACTAATACTACAGATCAATTAACATCACCAAATATTGCAGGGCAATCAAATGGAACAGATGTTAATATTAGTTTTGATTATAAAGTCGTAGACTGGTCTGCAGGTACTCAAGCTACGCCGCCAGGTTGGGGGCAAATGGATATTCAATACTCTACAGATGATGGTGGTAGTTGGACTACGATCACCACTATAGATGATGGAAACCATACAACATCAAATACTTGTGCAACATTCAATACGGTGTTGCCAGCTGCAGATATACCAACAGGCTCAGATTTTAAACTTAGGTTTGCTAATACTTGGGTAGCGGGAGATTATTATTTTTATATAGATAATGTTGTAGCTAATCAAGTAGTTGCAGATCCACCTTCTTGTGTTACCATGACAACTCCTGTAAATGGAGAAACGTCAGTTAGTATTAATACAACACTGTCTTGGAGTAGTGCTTCAGGGTTGCCAAACGGATATGTGCTTTCTGTTGGAACAACACCAGGGGGAACTGAAATAATAGATAATGAAGATGTTGGTTTATCTACATTTTATAATACGTTACCAGTATTAGATTATTCAACAATATATTATGTGAGTATAATACCTTACAATGATAATGGTCCTGCTATTGATTGTGAAGAGCAGATCTTTACAACAGGAGCAGATCCAAATGCACCAGTAGACTGTGCCTCTGGAACACCAATAAATGTGATACATTGTTATACCAATAACGATACAACTACATGGAACTTTCAAAGTTCTAGTGGTGCGCCATTAAATGTGTTCTTTAATTCAGGAGGGATTGAGTCTTGTTGTGATGATATTTTTATTTATGATGGAACAGATAATACAGGAACATTATTGTACGGTGGCAATAACGGAGGTGATTTAGCAGGATTGTCAATTAATTCAACAGGAGATTCTATTTTTATTGAAATCGATGCAGATCCTAGTGTTAGTTGTGATTCTGGTAGTACTTGTTGTACATCACCTTGGAACTTTGATGTGTCTTGTATAGATGAAACAGCAGTGCCAAACTGTAATGCAGATTTAACAACACCAACAAATGGAGCAACAGACGTTGATGTAGCTACTCAAATTACATGGTCTCCAGCATCTGTTGTTGTTACAGGGTACTATTTGTCTTTAGGTACAACACCAGGAGGAACAGATATAGCTGATAACCTTGATTTAGGAAATGTACTTTCTTACACACCTTCAAATATTTTACCTTACGAGACAGATGTTTATGTAACTATCACTCCGTATAACGATAATGGGTCTGCTGTAAACTGTAGTGAATATACATTTACCACAGAACAAAACCCATACCAATGTGCTGCTGAAGATCAGTGTGTCTTTACATTTACTATAGAGGATAGCTGGGGTGATGGATGGAATGGTAATACCATGTCCGTTTTACAAGATGGATTAGAAGTTGCTATTTTAGGTGAAGATTTTACTTCAGGAGCGGGACCAATCGAATATCAAATTCCATTATGTGATGGAATCCCATTTGAGTTATTTTGGAATGATGGAGGCTCATTTGCTGGAGAGGTAAGTGTCGTAGTGGTTGATGCTTTTGATGAAGAAATTTTTAATATGCCTAATGGTAATGGTGATTTACAAGGAACCTCTTTATTTTCAGATATGGTTAACTGTACACCACCTACTTGTCCAAGACCGAGTGATTTAACTATAGTAAATGTTACTCCTACCTCAGTTGAAGTGTCTTGGACATCAAATGGAACAGAAGATACTTGGGAAGTCATAGTTCAACCCCAAGGTACAGGATATCCAGATGGTACCGAACCAGAAATTATCCAAACAATGGATAACCCATATTTATATGAAAATTTAACCCCAGGCGTTGATTACGAAATTTATGTAAGAGCGATTTGTGCAGCTAATGACATGAGTGATTGGGAAGGTACAGTAAATTTCTCAACCCCTTATTTAGTTGACTGTGATGCCGGACAGGTTATTAATGAAACACATTGTTATGATAATGGTAATAATCAATATGTTGAAATATATAGTTTCCAAAGTTCTAATGGAGATCCTTTAAATATATTTTTCCATGCAGGAACAATAGAAACATGTTGTGACACTATTAGATTAGAAGAAGCAGATGGAACAGTTATTTATGAAGGAACAGGAAATGGAGGAGACTTAACAGGACTTTCTTTCAGTTCAACTGGAGATACTATAGTTATGTTTGTTGAAGCAGATGGTTCTGTAAGTTGTTCTAGTGGTTCTAGAGTAGAATGGGACTTTAGCGTGTCTTGTGTAGATACTACAGCAGTGCCAAACTGTAATGCTTCTTTAACTTTACCTGTAGATGGAGCTGTAGATGTTGATGAAAATACTGATTTAACTTGGAGTCCAGCCTCTATTATAGTTACAGGTTATACATTATATGTAGGAACAGCTCCAGGTACATCAGATGTAATAGATGGATTAGATGTTGGAGATGTCCTAACTTACGATTTAGGAACATTAGTATATGATACAACTTACTATGTAACCATTGTGCCTTATAATGATAACGGTAATGCTGCCGATTGTACAGAATATAGCTTTACCACAAGACCAGATCCTAATCAAATAATTGATTGTGAGGCCGGTCAGGTGTTCAATACAACATATTGTTATACTGATAATGATCCTATGGAATTTTATTTTGCGAGTTCAAGTGGCTATCCATTAAGCTTAGAATTTAACGCAGGTGAAATAGAAGAAACTTGGGATGAGATCATTATTTTAGATTCAGATGGTAGTGTTTTATACCAAGGAGATAATGGCGGAGATTTAACAGGTCTGTCATTTATTAGTTCAGGAGACACACTAACGATTCAAATAGATTCAGATGGTTTTGGTAGTTGCTCAAGTAGTGGTTACATTCCGTGGGATTTCGACGTTTGGTGTCAAACTTGTATTACACAAGACGTTAGTTTTAATATTATAAATGGTGATTGTGTTACAGATCCTGACAACCCTGTTTTTGAGGTTGCTGTCGATATTTCCGATATGGGAGATGCCGAATCTTTAACAATTACAGATGATCAGTCAGCAGATTCTCAAGAAGTATTTGAAACAGGAACCGTTGTTTTAGGACCATACCCTGCAAGTACCAATGTTGTGGTAACTGTTGCCAATACAAACGACTCTAACTGTATTGTGGAAAGTAATCCTTTAGCATTTTTATGTCCACCACCACCAAATCCATGTTCTATTGCTTATGCTGGAGAAGATCAAGTAGTAGATTGTGAAAACCCAGAGGCAACACTATCTGCAAACTTCCATTTATACGGTCAGGATACAGAAAATTATGAAATTAATGCTATAGATACGTGCCCGTCACCACCAGTTGATGGTGCTACACCAACAAGTGTAGATAGTGATGATGTATGGTCAGAAGTTATTGACCTTGGATTTGAATTCTGTTTCTATGGAGGTGTATATGACCAAGTAATAATAGGTTCTAATGGTGTAATTAGTTTCGAAACACAATATGCAGGAACAGGAAATGGCTGGGCTTTTGATGATACCGATACATTACCCAATAATGATAATGCGTCTATAACAGAAGGTAATATTTTTGGAGTAGGTCATGATATCGATCCAAGTGTTTGTGGTAGTATAGATTATGTTGTATTAGGATCAGCACCTTACAGACAGTTTGTAGTTAATTTTAATGATGTTTGTCATTTTAGTTGTAATGATATACAATCAACTAGCCAGATTGTGTTACATGAGTCCTCTAATAATATCGATATCCATATTATTGAAAAACCAACTTGTCCAGGATGGAATGACGGTTTAGCTGTTGTTGGTTTACAAAGTATAGACGATACGCAAGCAACAACACCTCCAGGACGTAATATGGGAGTTTGGACTGTAACAGAACCAGAATCTTGGAGATTCTCGCCATCTGGAACACCAAACTATACTTTAGAGTGGTTAGATGAAGATGGAAACTCTGTAGGAAATACAGAAACAGTAACAGTATCACCAGGTGAAACAGAAAATTATACGTTTGAAGTAACTTACGATTTATGTACTGGTGGTCAAGCAACAGTTTCTGATGAAGTCCTTGTTGAATATATTGGAGGCGATGAATTTGATGCTACATTTACAATGGAGCCAACATGCGATGGAGGTATAGCAACTCTTTCTGCTACAGCTGATACAGGAGGAACATTCGAATTAGATCCTGCACCAACAGATACTGCAGTTATCGATCCTGCAACAGGAGAAGTAACTAGTGGAACTCCAGGAGAAACTTATACTGTTCAATATACAACTTTAGGTAACTGTCCAGCAATAGAAACACAGACAGTTACTGTATTAGGGGTAGGCGATGCATCATTTACAATGGAGCCAACATGTGATGGTGCTACAGCAACTATTACTGGAGATGCAGGTGGAACATTTGCCTTTAACCCGGCACCAACTGATGATGCAGTTATTAATCCAAATACAGGTGAGATAACAGGAGGTAATACAGGAACAATGTATACTGTAGAATATACTTCACCAGGAGATTGTCCAGCAGTTTCAACACAAACAGTAACTACATTATCTGGAGGTGACCCAACGATTACTGTTGCACCAACTTGTGATGGTGGAACTGTTACCATTGTTGGAGATGCAGGCGGAACATTTGCTTTCAATCCAATGCCGAATGATGGAGCAGTTATTAATCCTACTACAGGAGAAGTAACTGGAGGAACTCCAGGAGCAACTTATACGATTGAATATACTGTTACAGTAGGTTGTACCGTTGTAGGAACGCAATCTTTAACAGTGCTACCTGCGGAAGACGCCACATTCACTATGGAACCAACTTGTGATGGAGCAATAGCTACAATAACAGGAGACATGGGCGGAACATTTGCTTTTAACCCAGTACCAACTGATGATGCAGTTATCAACCCAAATACAGGTGAAATAACAGGCGGAACTCCAGACACAAGTTATACAGTTGAATATACAACAGCGGGTGATTGTCCTCAAACCGAGATGCAAACAGTTACTACTCTACCTTTAGATGATGCTACTTTCACAATGGTTTCAACTCCTTGTGGTGCAGAAGTAGATAGTGTAATAACACCAGGTGGTACATTTACATTTAATCCAGAACCTAACGATGGTGCTTTAATAGACCCTCAAACAGGTGAGATTACAGGGGCTATGCCTAATACAGATTACACAGTTGAATATACAACGCCAGGAGAATGCTGGTCAACATCAACAGTAACAGTTACTCCTGAGCCAGGCGATGATCCTTATTTTGAGATGGAGCCAACAGTTTGTGGAGCACAAGTAGTCGAAGGTAGTGTGATGACACCAGGAGGAACCTTTAGTTTTGATTCATCACCATCCGATGGCGCTGAAATTAACTCCAATACTGGTGAGATTACAGGCGGTACTATTGGAACCACTTATTCTGTTCTTTATACAACAGCAGGAGATTGTCCAGAGTTTATGGTTGTTGATGTTACTGTAGAAGTATGTACTATTCCTCAATTAATAACACCAAATAATGATGGTAATAACGATGTATTTGATTTAGATGGGTTTAATGTGAGTAGTTTAGAGATCTTTAACAGATATGGTGTTAAAGTTTATAGTAAACAAAACTATACAGATGAGTTTGGAGGTATTTCAGATGATGGCGAAGAATTGCCAACAGGAACCTATTACTATGTAATGAAGTATCAAGGCAATCAAGTTAAAACGGCTTGGTTATACATCAATAGACAGAAGTAA
- a CDS encoding type IX secretion system membrane protein PorP/SprF, with protein sequence MKKLYIIIVTVLLAYQVQAQQDPQYTQYMYNMNIINPAYAGSVEDAISIGALYRSQWVGLEGAPKTGTFSIHSPVGRRVGLGLSFISDEIGPVNENNVYADFSYTLPLGGDHKLAFGVKAGATFHDIGLGNLDVIEENDPLRENINEVTPNIGAGLYLYQPNRYYVSLSMPNMLNSVHLDTNGRKIGSEVQHFFAAAGYVFGLSDNFKLKPHAFLKAAVDAPVSFDVNANLFMYDLVELGVGYRLEDSFSGMINFLITPNLRIGYAYDSIQSDLDIETSSSHEIFINFDINLTKKVSRSPRYF encoded by the coding sequence ATGAAAAAACTATATATAATAATCGTAACAGTTTTGCTTGCATATCAAGTGCAGGCACAGCAAGACCCACAATATACGCAGTATATGTATAACATGAATATCATCAACCCAGCCTATGCTGGATCAGTTGAAGATGCTATATCTATAGGTGCGTTATATAGAAGTCAATGGGTTGGTTTAGAAGGCGCTCCTAAAACAGGAACATTTTCTATCCACTCACCTGTAGGTAGACGAGTAGGTCTAGGACTTTCTTTTATAAGTGATGAGATAGGTCCAGTAAATGAAAACAATGTGTATGCAGATTTCTCATACACATTGCCTTTAGGTGGCGATCATAAGTTAGCCTTTGGTGTTAAAGCCGGTGCTACTTTTCATGACATTGGTCTAGGTAATCTAGATGTTATTGAAGAGAATGACCCTTTAAGAGAAAACATTAACGAAGTAACGCCAAACATTGGTGCTGGATTGTACTTATATCAACCTAATAGATACTATGTGTCTTTATCTATGCCAAATATGTTGAATTCGGTACATTTAGATACTAATGGAAGAAAAATAGGTTCAGAAGTACAACACTTTTTTGCAGCAGCAGGTTATGTGTTTGGTTTGTCTGACAACTTTAAGTTAAAACCACATGCGTTTCTTAAAGCGGCTGTAGATGCACCAGTGAGTTTTGATGTTAATGCCAACTTATTTATGTACGATTTGGTAGAACTAGGAGTAGGTTACCGCTTAGAAGATTCGTTTAGTGGGATGATTAATTTCTTAATTACGCCAAACCTAAGAATAGGCTATGCGTATGACAGTATTCAATCAGATTTAGACATTGAAACCTCATCGTCACATGAAATTTTTATCAACTTTGATATTAATTTAACGAAGAAAGTATCACGTTCACCACGTTACTTCTAA